A DNA window from Planctomycetia bacterium contains the following coding sequences:
- a CDS encoding alpha/beta hydrolase, producing MKTTAFLLTLLLPALASAQQQPTTGYAPVNGLKMYYEVHGSGDPVVLLHGSFMTITNNWTGWIGELAKTRKVIAIEMQGHGRTGDIDRDISTANLADDVATLLDHLKIAKADILGYSMGGGVAMQCAIRHPDKVRKVVVISSYFRRDGVVKEGQEALAKLTAELFIGSPLETEYKKLSPTPDAFPTFIKRMVASASKGDSITADKLKATTAPMFFIHGDADGIRLEHVGEMYRLKGGEIHGDIKPRPASRLAIVPDATHVTLMQKMPIIVPMVNDFLNAKP from the coding sequence ATGAAAACAACAGCTTTCCTCCTGACACTCCTCCTACCCGCCCTCGCCTCCGCACAGCAACAACCCACGACAGGCTACGCCCCGGTCAACGGGCTCAAAATGTACTACGAAGTCCACGGCAGTGGCGACCCAGTCGTACTGCTTCACGGCTCGTTCATGACCATCACCAACAATTGGACAGGTTGGATCGGCGAACTCGCCAAGACTCGGAAGGTGATCGCCATCGAAATGCAGGGCCACGGCCGCACGGGGGACATCGACCGCGACATCAGCACGGCGAACCTGGCTGACGATGTGGCAACCCTGCTCGATCATCTCAAGATCGCCAAGGCGGACATCCTCGGCTACAGCATGGGTGGTGGCGTGGCGATGCAGTGTGCGATCCGCCATCCGGACAAGGTGCGGAAGGTGGTCGTCATCTCGTCCTACTTCCGTCGCGACGGCGTGGTCAAGGAAGGGCAAGAGGCGTTAGCGAAACTCACAGCGGAACTCTTCATCGGCTCGCCCCTCGAAACCGAATACAAGAAGCTGAGCCCGACGCCGGACGCCTTTCCGACGTTCATCAAACGGATGGTCGCCTCAGCTTCCAAAGGGGACAGCATCACTGCCGACAAGCTGAAGGCCACCACGGCACCGATGTTCTTCATCCACGGCGACGCCGACGGCATCCGACTCGAACACGTTGGGGAGATGTACCGCCTCAAGGGTGGCGAAATCCACGGCGACATCAAGCCTCGCCCCGCATCGCGGTTGGCCATCGTGCCCGATGCCACCCATGTCACGCTGATGCAAAAGATGCCCATCATCGTGCCGATGGTGAACGACTTTCTCAACGCCAAGCCGTAA